In Mycolicibacterium mucogenicum DSM 44124, the following are encoded in one genomic region:
- a CDS encoding NAD(P)H-dependent flavin oxidoreductase: MITTRLTDRLGIQHPIVSAPMALAAGGALAAAVSRAGGLGLIGGGYGDSDWVRAQFAAAGPERVGVGFITWSAQRSPSVVAEALEFRPAAVMLSFGDPGVFATQVKDVGAVLICQCQNLDHVERAIHVGADVVVAQGAEAGGHGSLRGTLSLVPEVADFLAARSPDTLLLAAGGIADGRALAASLMLGADGVLIGTRLWAADEALVHPRHHEAIVESNGDSTIRTTAGDVVRGIDWPPEFTMRMRRNAFTDRWHGDEKTLAANADIESPRYRAAFADGDPDNAGVVFGEAAGLIHSIEPAGAIIERMVDQAAQLLRSGAGYTG; the protein is encoded by the coding sequence ATGATCACCACACGCCTGACCGATCGCCTCGGGATTCAGCATCCGATCGTCTCGGCGCCCATGGCGTTGGCCGCGGGCGGTGCACTGGCCGCGGCGGTCAGTCGGGCCGGCGGGCTGGGCCTCATCGGCGGCGGCTACGGCGACTCCGATTGGGTCCGTGCACAATTCGCGGCCGCCGGCCCGGAGCGGGTCGGCGTCGGATTCATCACGTGGTCGGCGCAGCGCTCACCCAGCGTAGTGGCCGAAGCGCTCGAATTCCGTCCGGCCGCGGTGATGTTGTCGTTCGGCGACCCCGGAGTCTTCGCCACCCAGGTCAAAGACGTTGGCGCCGTGCTCATTTGCCAATGCCAGAACCTTGATCACGTCGAGCGGGCGATACATGTGGGTGCCGACGTCGTCGTCGCGCAGGGTGCCGAGGCGGGTGGCCACGGTTCCCTGCGCGGGACGCTGAGCCTCGTCCCGGAGGTCGCCGACTTCCTCGCTGCCCGCTCCCCCGACACCCTGCTACTGGCGGCCGGGGGCATCGCCGACGGCCGGGCGCTCGCCGCCTCGCTCATGCTGGGCGCCGACGGCGTGTTGATCGGCACCCGGCTGTGGGCGGCCGACGAAGCGCTGGTGCATCCGCGTCACCATGAAGCGATCGTCGAATCCAACGGGGACAGCACAATTCGCACGACAGCGGGCGACGTCGTCCGCGGAATCGACTGGCCGCCGGAATTCACCATGCGGATGCGGCGCAACGCATTCACCGACCGGTGGCACGGCGACGAGAAGACATTGGCGGCCAACGCCGACATCGAGAGTCCGCGCTACCGCGCCGCGTTCGCCGACGGCGACCCCGACAACGCCGGGGTCGTGTTCGGCGAAGCCGCCGGGCTCATCCACTCGATCGAGCCCGCCGGCGCGATCATCGAGCGAATGGTCGATCAAGCGGCGCAGCTGTTGCGGTCCGGCGCCGGCTACACCGGGTAG
- a CDS encoding DMT family transporter — translation MSWLVLVLSGVLEAVWATAMGKSEGFSKLSPSIVFAVALIASMAGLAYAMRDLPVGTAYAVWVGIGAVLTVVYAMAAGDEPTSVLKVVFLTLIIGGVVGLKLVH, via the coding sequence ATGTCGTGGCTCGTTCTGGTCTTGTCCGGTGTCCTCGAAGCGGTATGGGCCACCGCGATGGGCAAGTCCGAGGGGTTCAGCAAGCTCTCGCCCAGCATCGTGTTCGCGGTCGCGCTCATCGCCAGCATGGCCGGCTTGGCCTACGCCATGCGTGACCTGCCGGTCGGCACCGCGTACGCCGTCTGGGTCGGCATCGGTGCGGTCCTCACTGTGGTCTATGCGATGGCCGCCGGGGATGAGCCGACGTCGGTCCTCAAGGTCGTGTTCTTGACGCTGATCATCGGCGGCGTCGTCGGGCTCAAGCTCGTGCACTGA
- a CDS encoding Lrp/AsnC family transcriptional regulator yields MDSLDTAIIDVLREDGRIANVALAERVGLTPGPCLRRVQRLEADGVIVGYQALISPAAANQSFEVLLDVEITDFDMKSIEKFEATMAEYPQVLELHRLFGSPDYLVRVAVADLPAYEQFLTSKVLAIPGIHRVSSRFPMKTIKSLRPL; encoded by the coding sequence ATGGATAGTCTCGACACAGCAATAATCGACGTCCTGCGCGAAGACGGCCGGATCGCGAACGTCGCCCTCGCTGAAAGAGTCGGGCTCACGCCGGGGCCGTGCCTGCGGCGGGTGCAGCGGCTCGAAGCCGACGGCGTCATCGTCGGCTACCAGGCACTGATCTCACCCGCCGCCGCGAACCAGAGTTTCGAGGTGCTGCTCGACGTCGAGATCACCGACTTCGACATGAAGAGCATCGAAAAGTTCGAGGCCACGATGGCCGAATACCCGCAGGTGCTCGAACTCCACCGGCTGTTCGGTTCGCCTGACTATCTCGTCCGCGTCGCCGTTGCGGACCTGCCCGCGTACGAGCAGTTCCTGACGAGCAAGGTGCTCGCGATCCCCGGCATCCACCGCGTCTCGTCACGGTTCCCGATGAAGACGATCAAGTCGCTGCGGCCGCTGTGA
- a CDS encoding AzlC family ABC transporter permease — protein sequence MATSRKAEVAAGVRASLAAGLGMYPIGVAFGLLVIQAGLPWWVAPALSIACFAGSLELLLIGMIVAVTPLATIALTAFLVNFRHIFYAFTFPLHVVRNRFARAYSVYTLVDEAYAVTAANPRGWTSWRLVTMQAAFQCYWVGGGLTGVLLGSMLPARIEGLEFALCALFVTLTLDACRSRDGVPSLLLAALSFSIAIVVAPHAALFVGLLLFIATLVARYLLVRRQVAVDA from the coding sequence GTGGCGACTTCTCGGAAGGCGGAGGTCGCCGCGGGCGTGCGGGCCTCGCTGGCAGCCGGACTCGGCATGTATCCGATCGGCGTCGCCTTCGGCCTGCTGGTCATCCAGGCTGGCCTGCCCTGGTGGGTCGCCCCGGCACTGTCCATCGCCTGCTTCGCCGGGTCATTGGAGCTGCTGCTGATCGGCATGATCGTCGCGGTCACCCCACTGGCGACCATCGCACTGACGGCGTTCCTCGTGAACTTCCGCCACATCTTCTACGCGTTCACCTTCCCGCTGCACGTCGTGCGGAACCGGTTCGCCCGGGCCTACTCCGTCTACACCCTCGTGGACGAGGCGTACGCGGTGACCGCCGCCAACCCGCGCGGCTGGACGTCGTGGCGCCTGGTCACGATGCAGGCCGCGTTCCAGTGCTACTGGGTCGGCGGCGGTCTGACGGGCGTCCTGCTCGGCTCGATGTTGCCGGCGCGCATCGAAGGGCTCGAATTCGCTTTGTGCGCACTGTTCGTCACGTTGACACTTGACGCCTGTCGCTCTCGCGACGGCGTGCCGTCGCTCCTGCTCGCCGCCCTGAGCTTCTCAATCGCGATCGTGGTTGCGCCGCACGCGGCGTTGTTCGTCGGGCTGCTGCTGTTCATCGCCACGCTCGTGGCGCGCTACCTGTTGGTGCGGCGGCAGGTGGCCGTCGATGCTTGA
- a CDS encoding branched-chain amino acid transporter permease, translating into MLDLKYLAAVLATVFVINLALRAVPFAILQPLRKSRFVNTMATWMPVGIVMILAAATFRSVSGDAKHLVYAAIGVAITIAAHLLGGRRTLLSVGAGTLVYVLLVNSF; encoded by the coding sequence ATGCTTGACCTCAAGTACCTCGCGGCCGTGCTGGCCACCGTCTTCGTCATCAATCTGGCCCTGCGCGCCGTGCCCTTCGCGATCCTTCAGCCGCTACGCAAGTCCCGCTTCGTCAACACGATGGCCACCTGGATGCCGGTCGGCATCGTCATGATCCTCGCCGCTGCCACTTTCCGATCGGTCTCCGGCGACGCAAAGCACCTGGTGTATGCGGCGATCGGTGTGGCCATCACCATCGCGGCCCACCTGTTGGGTGGCCGGCGGACGCTGCTCAGCGTCGGCGCTGGGACCCTCGTCTATGTGCTGCTGGTGAATTCGTTCTGA
- a CDS encoding VOC family protein, with protein MTIDCVDPVRMSTFWGQLLGIEPSYEHGDDPGWATLGSRNGPTPRLTFQRVPEAKATKVRIHLDVEVADIDEGRRHVEDLGGTWSGTRHDYDEGIVLVMFDPEGHEFCLVQYFAQDQNEFTSST; from the coding sequence GTGACGATCGACTGTGTCGACCCGGTCCGCATGTCGACGTTCTGGGGACAGCTGCTCGGCATCGAGCCTTCCTACGAACACGGCGACGACCCAGGCTGGGCGACGCTCGGTTCCCGGAATGGTCCGACGCCGCGACTCACCTTCCAGCGGGTACCGGAGGCCAAGGCGACGAAGGTGCGCATTCACCTGGACGTCGAAGTCGCGGACATCGATGAGGGTCGCCGGCATGTCGAGGATCTCGGTGGAACTTGGTCAGGCACTCGGCACGACTATGACGAGGGCATCGTTCTCGTCATGTTCGACCCCGAAGGTCACGAGTTCTGCCTGGTGCAGTACTTCGCACAGGATCAGAACGAATTCACCAGCAGCACATAG
- a CDS encoding DUF3047 domain-containing protein: MDVFTDRSVRAVLQDSLTSAKAMAGARPPAGQPPVDGPKLLSGFVGATKDQRLVDIPANRRPWTPSGIRVERGDRVTWLAWGRAYAMTQRGIGTGPSFGMLCRVGDGPVQMSARPTYTFTADRDGEVLFGGRLPAELQPNGEVKTDRIPFGAMRGGFTAVVVVWPDASDPLTELKRFASLDSSGLCTVEHERLSAPPEPPPGWFHHPLLGREDVYASTADTITVDCEDTVGIIRRPVELDLTDQVSLRWSWRVDRLPSSLPENTMFTHDYVSIAAEFDDGRDLTWQWSSTLPLGLAYRCPLDHWRHRETHIVVRSGSSELGNWVTDERPVLADARSAIGGEAPRRVVAVWLIAVSLNQHGSAVGAFRDIELHNGSEVTTI, encoded by the coding sequence GTGGACGTCTTCACGGACAGGTCGGTGCGCGCGGTCCTTCAGGATTCGCTGACTTCCGCGAAAGCAATGGCCGGGGCGCGACCGCCGGCTGGCCAACCGCCGGTCGACGGGCCGAAGCTGCTGAGCGGATTCGTCGGCGCGACCAAAGATCAACGCCTCGTGGATATTCCGGCCAACCGGCGACCATGGACGCCGAGCGGTATAAGGGTCGAACGGGGCGATCGCGTCACGTGGCTGGCCTGGGGCCGGGCGTACGCGATGACTCAGCGCGGCATCGGGACCGGGCCGAGCTTCGGGATGCTCTGCCGCGTCGGCGACGGGCCTGTGCAGATGAGCGCGCGTCCCACGTACACCTTCACCGCGGATCGCGACGGCGAGGTGCTGTTCGGCGGCCGACTGCCCGCCGAGTTGCAGCCGAACGGTGAGGTCAAGACCGACCGCATCCCGTTCGGCGCGATGCGGGGCGGCTTCACCGCCGTCGTCGTCGTGTGGCCTGATGCGTCCGACCCCCTGACTGAGCTGAAACGGTTTGCCTCCCTTGACTCTTCGGGACTGTGCACCGTCGAGCATGAGCGACTGTCTGCGCCACCCGAACCGCCGCCCGGCTGGTTCCACCATCCGCTGCTCGGGCGCGAGGACGTGTACGCGAGTACCGCCGACACCATCACGGTCGACTGCGAGGACACCGTCGGGATCATCCGTCGCCCCGTCGAGCTGGACTTGACCGATCAGGTCAGCCTGCGTTGGTCGTGGCGCGTCGACCGGCTGCCGTCGTCGTTGCCGGAGAACACGATGTTCACCCACGACTACGTGAGCATCGCAGCGGAGTTCGACGACGGGCGCGACCTCACCTGGCAGTGGAGTTCGACGCTGCCGTTGGGGCTGGCTTATCGGTGCCCGCTCGACCACTGGCGCCACCGCGAGACGCACATCGTGGTCCGCAGCGGATCGTCGGAACTGGGCAATTGGGTCACCGATGAACGGCCGGTGCTCGCTGACGCGCGTTCTGCCATCGGCGGCGAGGCGCCGAGGCGGGTCGTCGCGGTGTGGCTCATCGCTGTCAGCCTCAATCAGCACGGCTCGGCCGTCGGGGCGTTCCGCGATATCGAGCTCCACAACGGTTCCGAAGTTACGACCATCTAG
- a CDS encoding VOC family protein — MKLVSTRIITADVPSLVGFYELVTGAEAVWANELFAEIPTPVGTLAIGSDKTVPLFGAGSAEPAANRSAIIEFIVDDVDAEYERLRSRLDEVVTEPTTMPWGNRSLLFRDPDGNLVNLFTPVRDDAKAKFGA, encoded by the coding sequence ATGAAGCTTGTTTCCACCCGCATCATCACCGCCGACGTCCCGAGCCTGGTCGGCTTCTACGAATTGGTGACCGGGGCCGAGGCCGTCTGGGCCAACGAACTGTTCGCGGAAATCCCCACGCCGGTGGGCACTTTGGCGATCGGTAGCGACAAGACCGTGCCCTTGTTCGGGGCGGGTTCCGCCGAGCCGGCGGCCAACCGGAGCGCCATCATCGAGTTCATCGTGGATGACGTCGACGCGGAGTACGAACGGCTGCGAAGCCGGTTGGACGAGGTCGTCACCGAGCCCACCACCATGCCGTGGGGTAACCGGTCGCTGTTGTTCCGCGATCCCGACGGCAACCTCGTCAACCTCTTCACGCCGGTGAGAGACGATGCCAAGGCCAAATTCGGGGCGTAG
- a CDS encoding class I SAM-dependent methyltransferase produces the protein MSFVVSPDAYGRYMGRYAEPLADVFAAFAGITAGAKVLDVGCGPGALTARLLAAGAEVAAIDPSPPFVDAIRQRFPGLDARLGTAEELPYDTATFDAALAQLVVHFMTDPAAGIGQMARVTRPGGVVAACVWDGPTGALAPFWDAVHVIDPDAQDEALLSGAHRGHLTEIFDAAGLRDVAEDAIAIDVLHPSFEEWWEPYTFGVGPAGDYVQRLDDEGRGRLETVARERLGHGPFIVTATAWAARGTV, from the coding sequence GTGAGCTTCGTCGTCTCGCCGGACGCGTACGGCCGCTACATGGGCCGATACGCCGAGCCGCTCGCGGACGTCTTCGCCGCCTTCGCCGGGATCACGGCCGGCGCCAAGGTGCTCGACGTCGGCTGCGGACCCGGCGCGCTGACAGCGCGGCTGCTGGCGGCGGGCGCCGAGGTCGCGGCCATCGATCCGTCACCGCCGTTCGTCGATGCGATTCGTCAGCGTTTCCCCGGGCTCGACGCCCGCCTCGGGACCGCTGAGGAACTGCCTTACGACACTGCGACTTTCGACGCCGCGCTCGCCCAACTGGTGGTGCATTTCATGACCGATCCCGCCGCCGGCATCGGGCAGATGGCGCGGGTGACCCGGCCCGGCGGCGTCGTCGCGGCGTGCGTGTGGGACGGCCCGACGGGTGCGCTGGCACCGTTCTGGGACGCCGTCCACGTGATCGACCCCGACGCACAGGACGAGGCGTTGCTGTCCGGCGCGCACAGAGGCCACCTCACCGAGATCTTCGACGCCGCCGGGCTACGCGACGTGGCAGAGGACGCCATCGCCATCGACGTGCTGCACCCGAGCTTCGAGGAGTGGTGGGAGCCGTACACGTTCGGTGTCGGACCGGCCGGGGACTACGTCCAGCGCCTCGATGACGAGGGGCGCGGCAGGTTGGAAACCGTTGCGCGCGAACGTCTTGGCCACGGACCGTTCATCGTGACCGCAACGGCGTGGGCGGCGCGCGGCACCGTCTGA
- a CDS encoding TetR/AcrR family transcriptional regulator, translated as MARAPIGRQQLLTAARDELVRGNGVLELSALTRRAQLSTGALYHHFGSKSGLLAAVYDDFYHGLRHAIADVHLPVDADWGVRERERTRRFVVYHFDDELAPILLGRATLDPELAELEAVHLQTMSEAAADNIRRGQHDGDLPDDIDANSAGAFVIGGLRHSIAQQLRATPRADPDLAAERLWHLVAAALGIS; from the coding sequence ATGGCACGTGCCCCGATCGGACGTCAACAACTTCTGACCGCCGCGCGCGACGAACTGGTGCGCGGCAACGGGGTGCTCGAACTGAGCGCACTGACGCGCCGGGCGCAGCTCAGCACCGGCGCCCTCTATCACCACTTCGGTTCCAAAAGTGGGCTTCTCGCAGCGGTTTACGACGACTTCTATCACGGGCTGCGCCATGCCATCGCCGACGTGCACCTACCCGTCGACGCCGACTGGGGAGTCCGGGAACGCGAGCGCACCCGCCGTTTCGTCGTCTACCACTTCGACGATGAGCTGGCGCCGATCCTGCTCGGCCGCGCGACGCTGGACCCCGAACTCGCCGAACTCGAAGCGGTCCACCTGCAGACGATGAGCGAGGCCGCGGCCGACAACATCCGCCGCGGGCAGCACGACGGTGATTTGCCCGACGACATCGACGCGAACAGCGCCGGTGCGTTCGTCATCGGCGGACTGCGGCACAGCATCGCCCAACAGCTCCGGGCCACACCGCGTGCCGATCCGGATCTGGCCGCCGAACGACTCTGGCATCTGGTCGCCGCGGCACTCGGCATTTCGTGA
- a CDS encoding phytanoyl-CoA dioxygenase family protein, giving the protein MSTEVSSLADLSGDLAGTYRRTESSGATVDPAIVDADLATMARDGYVILPDLLSATQLDEIRAAVTPMLDRHGRNGFEGRSTQRIYSVLNKTAACDVIADHPRVLALLDRMFLPNYLLSMLQVINILPGEQAQMLHTDDGFYPLPRPRAALGAATIWAIDDFTADNGATDVVPGSQLWGERLPGDDVERKPVVMSAGSCVFFPGTLWHGGGANRTDRPRLAVTAQYCEPWLRPQEAFTLSMTRDTARRVSEDIRRMLGYSIHPPFIGQVEGMHPKRLLEIAGD; this is encoded by the coding sequence ATGAGCACTGAAGTGTCATCTCTGGCGGACTTGAGCGGCGACCTGGCCGGCACCTATCGCCGGACCGAGAGCAGCGGCGCGACCGTCGACCCCGCGATCGTCGATGCCGATCTCGCCACGATGGCGCGCGACGGCTACGTGATCCTGCCCGATCTGCTCAGTGCGACCCAGCTGGACGAGATTCGCGCGGCCGTGACGCCGATGCTGGATCGACACGGCCGCAACGGTTTTGAGGGACGGTCGACCCAGCGCATCTACAGCGTGCTCAACAAGACCGCGGCGTGCGACGTCATCGCCGACCACCCGCGCGTGCTGGCACTGCTGGACCGGATGTTCCTGCCGAACTATCTGCTGTCGATGCTCCAGGTGATCAACATCCTGCCGGGGGAGCAGGCGCAGATGCTGCACACCGACGACGGCTTCTACCCGCTGCCGCGGCCCCGCGCCGCGCTGGGCGCGGCGACCATCTGGGCCATCGACGATTTCACCGCCGACAACGGCGCCACCGACGTGGTGCCCGGCAGCCAGCTCTGGGGTGAGCGGCTGCCCGGCGACGACGTCGAGCGCAAGCCCGTCGTGATGAGCGCCGGGTCGTGCGTGTTCTTCCCCGGGACGCTGTGGCACGGCGGCGGCGCCAACCGCACCGACCGCCCGCGACTGGCCGTCACCGCCCAATACTGCGAGCCGTGGCTGCGGCCGCAGGAGGCCTTCACGCTGTCGATGACTCGCGACACCGCCCGCCGGGTGTCAGAAGACATTCGCCGCATGCTCGGCTACAGCATCCACCCGCCGTTCATCGGTCAGGTCGAAGGCATGCACCCGAAGCGGCTGCTGGAGATCGCCGGCGATTAG
- a CDS encoding guanylate cyclase encodes MTGNAVTVERALAETRTGDIWLFRGASKPDRAIQTLTNAPVNHVGMTVAIDDLPPLIWHAELGDKLECLWSGSHHRGVQLNDLRAAVERWVYVYGQRCWLRQLTPYATREQEDLALKVVARMDGTAFPTTARLTGRWFRGRAPVISDYTRGIPLVHRKVRESAEKEKNRRRAAGLETAYCAETVAITYEEMGLLVTEKRENYFDPGSFWSGDSLSLTPGYRLGEEIEILA; translated from the coding sequence ATGACTGGAAACGCGGTGACAGTGGAGCGGGCGCTGGCCGAGACCCGGACGGGCGACATCTGGTTGTTCCGTGGGGCTTCCAAGCCCGACCGCGCCATTCAGACGCTCACCAACGCCCCCGTGAACCACGTCGGCATGACGGTCGCCATCGACGACCTGCCGCCGCTGATCTGGCACGCCGAACTCGGCGACAAACTCGAATGCCTGTGGAGCGGCAGTCATCACCGCGGTGTGCAACTCAACGATCTGCGCGCCGCCGTCGAGCGGTGGGTGTACGTGTACGGACAGCGGTGCTGGCTGCGCCAGCTCACGCCGTATGCCACCCGCGAGCAGGAAGACCTGGCCCTGAAAGTGGTGGCCCGCATGGACGGCACCGCGTTCCCCACCACCGCCCGGTTGACGGGTCGGTGGTTCCGCGGGCGGGCGCCGGTGATCAGCGACTACACACGCGGAATTCCGTTGGTACATCGTAAGGTTCGCGAATCCGCCGAGAAGGAGAAGAACCGCCGGCGGGCAGCCGGGCTCGAGACCGCGTATTGCGCCGAGACAGTGGCCATCACCTACGAGGAAATGGGACTGCTGGTCACCGAGAAACGGGAGAACTATTTCGATCCCGGGTCGTTCTGGAGTGGTGATTCATTGTCGTTGACGCCGGGATACCGGCTCGGCGAAGAAATTGAAATTCTCGCCTGA